The Molothrus ater isolate BHLD 08-10-18 breed brown headed cowbird chromosome 2, BPBGC_Mater_1.1, whole genome shotgun sequence DNA segment caccacagaggGGTTTGACAAGAACATTTAGGGTGACTGAAGGAGTTGAAGATCAGCTCTACCAAGTGTTCAACATCAGCCTACTCCTGTTTCAGCATCCTTCAGCTGCCACACCAACACTGGACCCAGTGTGCTACCAACTACAGCTCTTAGAcaaactttttgttttaaagaaaaggatttaAGAACAGTTCTTCTGTTCTCTGTCTCCTCTGTAATTCATGATCCTCTCAAAAACCTCTGCCTCCTCCAGGTGATGACTATGAGAAACTGGATATCAAGGACTAAAGTCTAATCCTCTCCTGGGACGTGGCATCGTGGCCTTTGGAAGAACCTTGTGCCACTCCCTGGTTTCCTACAGGAGCTGTTGCCCCAAAGCCTCCACAAACCTGTGATCCCCACCACTGGGACAGTCACAGAATAATCTCCTCGAGAAAACCACAAGGACTGTTGATATGGATAACAGCAAAGCTGGAGCACAcattccttccagcccagggagctgggaggatCTCTGGGCAAACACACAGGCTGCTGTGAGCTGACTGTAATCCACTTATGCTCTAAATCTCCAAAGGAGGCAAGAAGAATGCCTTGAGGATGGAGAATAAGCAGTTGCTGATTTCAGCTCAAAGCTCCAGAGCAAAAAACAGCCCTGATCTCACTTTCCCATTGCCCCAACTTCAGTCTCTGTCTCCCAGCACCTACCAGGAATAACCTGAAATAAGAGGAATATAAACTTCCACAGTGCTGTAAGTGCAACCAAGGCAGGTTGGGATGAGGCATATTCTTTAGTGGAAgactgaaaagattttttttgaatctcaattctgcattttttctgctcataagacacaggaaaaatggagcagggagcagaaatCTCCCAACTGATCAAACATTTGGATAACTGGAAACTAAACCTTTGCCTcggcacaggcagagccagggccatGGGACACTTGGCTTTATTCTGGTCCCCACCATGAGTGGCTCATCAGCAAACTGCTCTGCCCAAAGAGCTGCCAAGACCTCAGGACAGCACAAGCAGATAGGTTTTGCTCCAACAATTTATGGAATCACAGGGATAAGCAGTCCTATGTGCACCTCTTCATTCGCTGCCTCCTTGTGATGCCCACTCTGCCAGGCCCTGATGGAGTGAAAAGTGGGAATTTCACTTCTGAGGATCAGAGATTTGGATCTTCCACATTTTTACATACAAAGTCACCAAGGAGTATCTTAAAATATAACCAGCAGCAACTCAAGAGTGACTGATCTGGGATTCAATCCTCCCATCACCCCACTGCACCGCTCTCCAGCAGCAACAcaaggcacagggcagaggtacaagctcccacagctcagccacGCACTAGGGAATCTCCACAACTGGGCCCTGACAGGAATCTTCTCCAAAACAACCACCAGCATCTGACAATTTTTAAGCCACACCACCAATTCTTGAGGAAAGGCACAAAATATTACCTGACTCTACAAGCTAAGTGAACTTAGGAcccctgtgcagctgctcccacGGTGCAGACAGGATGGAACCAAGTTCTCCTGGTTCTTTACcggtgggaaaaaaaaacacctcccAAGCACGAAGCACAGGGGACGGTGAAAAGCCACTGCAAAGCCCGGGGCAGCAGTGCCGGAAAGTGGCACGTACCTGTGACAGAGCACCCACCCTGCTTCCAATTCCATCTTtccagacagatttttttccagttctgtaaTTTTTCATCCCCAGGAATATTTAAAGCCAGCATGGGAACAACAGCGATGCCTCCatggctgccctcctgcccccagagcccgcactgtccctgccccatgGCCCCTCCGaagctcccagtgccaccctgcccctgTCCTCCCACACCAGGATCCCCCCCGCCCTAACACTCCCCACACCCATTTCCCCAAAGCTCTACAAGCTCAAAGTGACTCAGAGTCGCCCCTGTCCCATTCCAGGCACCCTCCGAGGCCCTCAGCGCACATGCCTACCCCGTTCTCCCGGACCCCGCGTCCCTCAGGCCCCACGTCCGCTGTGTCTGCCCTTCACAGAGCACCCCACGACGCTGAAGCAGCCCGTCCGcgcctcccctccccagcccgaCCCGGTTCGGCCCAAACCGCGCCTCGCCAGCCCCATGCCCGCACCTCCTCCGCCTCACGCTCAACGGGGCCGCCAACCTCCACCTCCAGCACAGCCGCCATCTTGCCCCGCCCCCTCCAGTGGCCAGCCACTTCCTCCGCCGCCCGCCAATCACCGGGCGAGGTGCCGCACCTCGAGCCAATTGCTGggcgcggcgctgccccggccaCCAATCAGGCGAGGGGAGGAATGGAAGGGCTGCCGGACACGCCCCTCCGGGCGCATAAGATCGGTGAGCTGTCACAGCCGCCCGCTGGCTCCTGTGTGTGGGCCCGCAGCGGGACGCGTGACCTCGGTGGGCAGCACCAGTGGCACAAACCGCCTCGCACCGCCGTGCCCGCAGTGccgctgctgctctgcccctgcccccgcccgcccctcTCCACCACCGCCGCGCGCTGTTCCGGACAGGGCGCAGATGGCTCCTGAGCTCCGCCCGCGGGGGCTGTAGCGCGCCGTAGTCAGCGGGCTGCGTGTCCCGTCCCCCGAGGGCTGCGTGTCCCGTCAGGCCCCGCAGCGGGCCCGGCCGCGGCCCGAACCGGAGCGCGGTCGGGAGAGGCCGCTCACGggaggcgggagcggcggggatCGGGGCTCACGTCACTTGGGCGGCCGAGATCGGTGCGATCGGGCTGGGCGGTGACTCGGGAGCTCTGCGGTCAGGCACTGGCTTGGGCAATGGCGTGGCGAGGCtgtggggcacagccagggctttAACAGGCCTGGGAAAGCGGGGAACGACTGGAGAGCTACAGCGATAGCGGAATAGCGCTGAGGCGTTGCTCGTGCCTCTGGGAACACGGGCCGTGGAGCTGCGGGTAAGGACGTGAGGGCACTGGAGAATAGGGCTGGGGCGTGTGGGTGGTACCCGAGTGGCAGAATGGGGCGctgtgggctgagctgggggcaCAGGAGTGGCCGAAGGGAGCTGGGGGATTGTGACTCAGATCTGGGGGTTGCTGCTGGGTCGGTAACCTGAGGGGTGGTGGGGCAGCTCCGGGGGGCACAGAGGCGGTGGGGTGGGACTGGGGAGCTGCTGAATGGTTCCAAAGCCAGGAGATGCCCACGCTCATCAgactctcctctctccccaccaGGCACCAGAGGCTTCCAGAGGAAAGTTacactctggcagtgttgtctCCAAAGGCTCCTGAATGGCTCTGGTTAAAATCAGCTGAGTGGtgtccttctcctcccaggTGCCTGGGGGTTCCCTCTGGGGGGCTGGGTGTGGGGCTGATCCCTCTGAGCTGCCCGGGTCTTGGAAGAGGTGGGTCAGGGCATGACAGGGTGCAGTACTACCTCACCTTGTTAAGCTGAAGGGCAAGGATTCACATCATTCTTGCTCTCTCAAAATGGGATGTTGGTCCTGTAGGTTACCAGAGAATTCCATGCTGCTCCCATGTCCAGAACAAGCTAGAGCTGGAGGGGAGGGTGTTTAGGGAGGGGTTGGTACATgatgctgtgtccctgctgtgtgtgcaggaccCCAAGTACCCCAAGGCAGAGAACCTGCTGAGTGAGGACAGCATACAGCCCTGGCTTGGCTGCCCCAAGGATCACAGCAGGCAGCTGAGtgtggagctgtggcaggagaCAGCCAGTCCCATTGGCTGTGTTGACATTGATAGTTCCCTGTTCCCCACTCCCATGCAGGAGCCAGGGCCATGCCCCACAATAGggtcagcagctctgagccccctTGCCCCGTCCTTCTCACTGCTCCCCAAGGAACTACAGCTGTGCCTTTCTGCAGTCTGAGGTGGGATGCTCCTCATGGCCCTGCGACCAGCCCTGTCACACCTTGGTGCCCACTGATGACACCAGCTGACTCAAAGCTGGACCAGAATCGCTGCAGGGTTCAGATGTTTTAGCAAGGTAAGGATTGATCCAAAGGAAAAAGGCATGGGGAAGAGCTGTGGGCCTGGTCATGGCATGGAGCTGATATGGGGAGATGGTGATGGAATGGGGCTGGCAGTAGCATGTGGCTGATAGGAGGGTAGAAGAAGGACAGGTAGGGAAGAGGACAGGTAGACCAGGGGTTAGGGTTGTTTATGGGCTCAGGAAAGCTGtaccagctctgcttccctgcccttTCTCGTGCCCATAATCCCCCAGATGTCCTGGGTGGCACAGCAACAGAGCCACAAGCAGAGCTAGGAGTGGTGTTGGGACAGTGGCCAGTGctcttccccacagcagagctcagagctgacGGTGGGGCAGACATGGGAGCACGTGCTGTGACAGCTGCAGCTGGTCTGAAGCTGCACAGTTAAAATTGGCCATAACAGACCCAACTTGGCCAGCCTGGTACATTAAAGAGTAGAGGTAAACAAGTTCCTGGGTAAGACAGTGATGAGTTGGATTCAATCTCCAACAGGGAGCCCAGCCAGTCCCATTCAATCGTGAATGCAGACATCAGCTGGCCAGTGAGCTGGGCGGTGCTGAGACCCCAGCCAATCAAATGTTCAAGTGCAGGAATTCTGAAGCCCCTCTAAAAGGGGGTGCCCCTCAATAAACTTCGGCTCTTGTTGCAGGAACTCAGTGTGTTCAGTCGTGTGCCTGTCTCCAACAGTCTGCAGCtcacctgcagccagcccttCAGTCCATGCAGCTGCTTTGGGCTCTCCTTCATCCACCTGCACAAACCACGGGGGCAGGAGCCTGaccccccacagcccccccagaCACAGTGGGTGTCCCTCACACTTCCATGTGTCCCTCTCcgtggggaggcagcaggaaggggctgcccCTCCACGGACACCACTTGTGCCCCATGGAAAGCCCAGGAGGTGCTTGCTGGGCTGAGCTAGGGGCTGTGCCCAGAATGCTGGGCACAAGGAACCTCTCTCGATTGCCTGGGGCCTCTCCTTGTCCCACAGGAGGATGCTGAGCTCTCAGACAGAccctggtgctccagctctgcctttcacAGGGCTTTCTTTCCTGAATCACGCATTTACGTGGCCTGACATCTGCAAACctcatcctgtccctgcacagtgTGGCCTGGAGCTCCTTGATGTGCTTCCttggagcccagagccccagctcaCACCAGCCTTGTCCTAATGTCAccctgtttttttaagattttctaagccttctgatgttgacattcgTGTAgggaactttctcacacactttctgtaaagaactcattgttttgcattcctttatggaggaggagaaagttgATAGACTGTTGGtctgtccagtgtcattggaaaggtggcactgtcaccttccaatccactgtcactcttggaaaactataaatgttggagtcagaaaagaagcttcccttttttcttcaccttgagaactGCGAGGTGCCCTTGTGTTCATTCGTGTCCGATAGCAACACCCTCCTGCAAGGCTGCCCCTCCCTATCCCCAGGAGATCcagggaggagaagcagctgaggaggCACCTGTGGaagctggaaggggctgcctgGAGCTCAGCCCACCTCAGCCACTGTGCCTGGATGGAGCTGTTGACAGCACAGAACCAGAACCAGGCACCGaggcccagagctggcaggagcaccCTGGGGGgtcacctggagctgctggccaaGGATGTGGGAggtcctgcagtgccaggtgagTGAATCTgcacagctgtgtcctgggctggccCCCAGCcactgtgggcagcagggcaggggggaattctgcccctctgctctgctcagctgagagcccagctgcagagctgcctccagctctgggacccCAACATCAGAAGGGTGTGGAGCAACTGGAAatgagcccagaggaggctgtggagATGCTCTTGAGGGCTGGAGCCTCTCTACtgtggagacaggctgggacatgcagggctgctcagcctggagacaAGAAGGTTCTGAGAACTGGCAGCCCCTTCCACTGCCTAGAGGGACTTCAGAAGAGGGACAATGGCCTGGGAGGACAAGGCAAGGGGTAGTGGCTTCCAAGTGACAGAAGACAGGGTTATATGGGATATtacaaagaaattcttccctgtgaggctggTAAGACACCagcacaggttgtccagagcagctgtggctgtcccatccctggcaggtAATCCCAGGGTCACTGTCTTCTGCTGCCCTGACCCTGGCTGTTTACtgctctcagcctttcccagaCAGTTCTGGGCCCAGCCCTTCACTCTTTTGGGCTGGCAGGATGTGGCATAGGGTACCTCCAGCATGTTACCCCTCTGCAGGGCCCCAGCTGCCACCTCAAGGACGCCCAGGGTGAAAGGAACAGCCCAAGCCTGTGGCCCCCAAGAGAGACAAGGCAGGAGAAATGACAGAGGACAGGCCAGCAGTGAGGGGGACACAGCTGTCTGCCCCAGCTGCTTGGCAGGGCTGTCCTCTGGTGGCCAGTAAATGGGCATAGGGGTGGCAGTTCTGTAGCTGGGACACATCACTCCTGCTGGTGCCCTGGCACTGGAGGGGCATCACAGTGTATTCCTAGGCTGCCATAAGAACCTTCAGCAAGGGTGTCAGTCCAAACCCCACATCATCCCAACACTAGTGAGCTTGTGACAACCATATCACCTTCCCTTTCCACAGGCCACTTCCTGCTGAATCTGCTCCCCCCACACACGCCTCCCACTGTGGAGAAGAACCTACTGTAGCCTGGCCTTCCTTGTCCCCTGAtgcctggctgccctgccccaTTTGCCAGCTGCCCTTTGGCATggcagagatggagcagcatGCCAGCAACTGCAGGGAGACACCAGGGGCCCTGTCCTCACCCCAGCACCTGCAgtaggacagcagagctggggacaaaCCCTGTGTCACCACCCCTGAGGGCTGAACCTGCAGTACTCCAAGGGGCAGAGACACTGCAGCCCCCGGACATCTGTGGCAAGGCTGGTGTGAGGATGGAGAAGGTGCTTCCAGCCCCGTGGCCAGGTTTGCTGGGGTTTGAAGCACTGTAATGGCAGGGGTTGCTactggagaagaggaaggtAAAGGAGAAAAGTAAGAAGGACAGAAATCTGCACTATGACTGCTTGGGGGGCACTGCAGGGTCCCTGGGTGAGCATCCTGCCTTGGGAGACCCTGTGTAGTtcagtgataggacaaggaggaggTCATGCTTTTCCTCCCCTCAAGCCCTGATTAAGGTTCCAGTGCATGTGGACTGTAGGAGCAGGAAGCCAGGAGCCCCAGAGCAGGTGAAAAATACACTTTATTTACAAgtagaaacatttaaaaatgctgccTCAACTTCCCTGGGAGGAACAGGAGGACCGGGCAGGTTGGGGGGTCCCACACACAGGGAGCAAAGGTGGTGACCCGAGGGATGCTAAGTTTCACCTCTGTCCCTGTACCCGAGGCTGCAGAATATCCCTGGGGAGAGCTcagcccctccagctgcagcctggtgcCAGCCCCCGCACCCCTGTGTGTTTCCAGCCCTCACCCTCTGTGCATCCCCTTGCCTTGGGTCCCGGAAGGGTTTAGGATGACAATGGGTACAGGAAGGGCAAGGGGGCCTTGCCACGCCCAGGGCACCCCACAGTTGTCAGTGGGATACGCAAGGCAGTCGTGTGGGTGGCCCCACCTGTTCACCCTCAGTGCTCCTGGGCCCTGGGGGGGCAGGAAGTGGTGAGGGGGTGCAGGTGggaggccagggcagagccagcacgCAGGGACTGGGGAAACCTCAGGATCGCTTGTCCTTGCGCGACTGGCCTGGAAAGGACAGAGCGAAGACGGGAGGTTAGGGACCAAGAACGTGACCGAGCCCCATGCTgggacctgctgctgccatagcagcccagggacagcaggactgtgccccttgtccccatggcCTGTATGAAcccaaggcaggagctgggggcgCTGAGCATGAGCGCAGCAGCGTGCCCAGGGGGTCAGGCAGTACCTACCTTGCCCTTTGGGGTCGTGGCAGTGGCGATGCGGGACGAGCGGCGGGTGCCGCTGGAGGCTGTGGGAGTGCTCCTCTGGGCCATTGCCCGGCGCAGCAGGcgcctccccagctccctgggggTGTTGAGGATGCTGAACGCCATCGACTGGCGCCTCTGAGCCTGCAAAAGAGGAGCAGGACCATTAGCTCAGCGTGGGGCAGGACAGAGGGCTCCCTCCCAATCActctttttccctctgaaacTTACTGGTATAACCACTGCAGCTCCGCAATGCGGTTCCAGTCATCCATCTGCTCTGGCTCATCCTGGCACATGCCCAGCTTCATGGTGCTCTGGCCTAA contains these protein-coding regions:
- the XNDC1N gene encoding LOW QUALITY PROTEIN: protein XNDC1N (The sequence of the model RefSeq protein was modified relative to this genomic sequence to represent the inferred CDS: inserted 2 bases in 1 codon); its protein translation is MGRCGLSWGHRSGRRELGDCDSDLGVAAGARIHIILALSKWDVGPVGYQRIPCCSHVQNKLELEGRVFREGLVHDAVSLLCVQDPKYPKAENLLSEDSIQPWLGCPKDHSRQLSVELWQETASPIGCVDIDSSLCAFLQSEVGCSSWPCDQPCHTLVPXLMTPADSKLDQNRCRVQIPNLASLGVPLNKLRLLLQELSVFSRVPVSNSLQLTCSQPFSPCSCFGLSFIHLHKPRGQEPDPPQPPQTQWVSLTLPCVPLRGEAAGRGCPSTDTTCAPWKAQEVLAGLS